One genomic window of Kaistia geumhonensis includes the following:
- the murJ gene encoding murein biosynthesis integral membrane protein MurJ: MSLLRNLVTVGGSTTSSRLLGFARDMMMAAALGTGPVADAFLVAFRLPNLFRRLFAEGAFASAFVPLFARTLEGDGEDAARRFGREALSALLALLAVVVLVAMVAMGPLMHVLAPGFVADPPKFDLAVLLTRIAFPYLLLISLTALYSGVLNARGRFFAAAMAPAFLNIVFVGALAYVLVADVENSEQAGILLAAATLVGGVLQLAVVMAAAARDGMLLGLERPRLTRGVRRLGALALPALVAGGVTQINIVIGTMIASFAPGAIAVLGYADRLYQLPLGIVGATIAVVMLPDLARQLRAGRSDLADHIQNRGLEFAMALTLPAAIALFVLAEPIVQVIYQRGAFGADDTLATARVLMGFAVGLPAFVLIKVFSPGFFAREDTRTPMWFAAIGVVVNVAVSLALFPFYAELGIAIATSLSGWVNALLLGAALHRRGHFPLDAKVRRNLPLVLVAALAMGAAVWGAAVFADPFFDDARVLVRAGAMAAICAAGVVLFGLFCQATGVVDVRAVLGALRRRRG, encoded by the coding sequence ATGTCGCTGCTGCGCAATCTCGTCACGGTCGGCGGCTCGACGACCTCGAGCCGCCTGCTCGGCTTTGCCCGCGACATGATGATGGCGGCGGCGCTCGGCACCGGCCCGGTGGCCGATGCCTTCCTCGTCGCCTTCCGCCTGCCCAATCTCTTCCGCCGCCTGTTCGCCGAGGGTGCCTTCGCCTCGGCCTTCGTGCCCCTCTTCGCCCGCACGCTGGAGGGCGACGGCGAGGACGCCGCCCGCCGCTTCGGCCGCGAGGCGCTCTCCGCGCTGCTCGCGCTGCTCGCGGTCGTGGTCCTGGTTGCCATGGTCGCCATGGGGCCGCTGATGCATGTCCTGGCGCCCGGCTTCGTCGCCGACCCGCCGAAATTCGACCTCGCGGTGCTGCTGACGCGGATCGCCTTTCCCTATCTCCTGCTCATCTCGCTGACCGCGCTCTACAGCGGCGTCCTCAACGCACGCGGCCGCTTCTTCGCCGCCGCAATGGCGCCCGCCTTCCTCAACATCGTCTTCGTCGGCGCCCTCGCCTATGTCCTCGTCGCGGATGTCGAGAATTCGGAACAGGCCGGCATCCTGCTCGCGGCCGCGACCCTCGTCGGCGGCGTGCTGCAACTCGCCGTCGTCATGGCGGCGGCGGCGCGCGACGGCATGCTGCTCGGGCTCGAGCGGCCGCGGCTGACGCGCGGCGTGCGCCGCCTCGGCGCGCTCGCCCTGCCGGCGCTGGTCGCCGGCGGCGTCACGCAGATCAACATCGTCATCGGCACCATGATCGCGTCCTTCGCGCCGGGTGCGATCGCGGTGCTCGGTTATGCCGACCGCCTCTACCAGCTGCCGCTCGGCATCGTCGGCGCCACCATCGCCGTCGTCATGCTGCCCGATCTCGCGCGGCAATTGCGCGCCGGCCGGTCCGATCTCGCCGACCACATCCAGAACCGCGGCCTCGAATTCGCCATGGCGCTGACGCTGCCGGCGGCGATCGCGCTGTTCGTGCTGGCCGAGCCGATCGTCCAGGTCATCTACCAGCGCGGTGCGTTCGGCGCCGACGACACGCTGGCGACGGCGCGGGTGCTGATGGGCTTCGCCGTCGGCCTGCCCGCCTTCGTGCTCATCAAGGTGTTCTCGCCCGGCTTCTTCGCCCGCGAGGACACGCGCACGCCGATGTGGTTCGCCGCCATCGGCGTCGTGGTCAATGTCGCCGTCTCGCTGGCGCTCTTTCCCTTCTATGCCGAACTCGGCATCGCGATCGCGACCAGCCTTTCGGGCTGGGTCAACGCGCTTCTGCTCGGCGCTGCGCTGCATCGGCGCGGCCATTTCCCGCTCGACGCCAAGGTGCGGCGCAACCTTCCGCTCGTTCTCGTCGCCGCGCTCGCCATGGGCGCCGCCGTCTGGGGCGCCGCCGTCTTCGCCGATCCCTTCTTCGACGATGCGCGGGTGCTGGTCAGGGCCGGCGCGATGGCGGCGATCTGCGCCGCGGGCGTCGTGCTCTTCGGCCTCTTCTGCCAGGCGACCGGCGTCGTCGATGTCCGGGCGGTGCTCGGCGCTCTCCGCCGCCGGCGCGGCTGA
- a CDS encoding [protein-PII] uridylyltransferase: protein MSRSEPALIDGRALSAELIGLAADETDPQRRRNRVLGRLKEVLRDGRALAEQRLRAGQNGIACARSLSDLMDEIIRAVYDVAVHTAYPVDNPSAAERMAVVAVGGYGRGMLAPGSDIDLLFVLPYKQTPWGESVVEFVLYMLWDLGLKVGHATRNVDECIRLSGGDMTIRTAILEARFIWGDEKLFKDLAHRFDTEVVAGTGPQFIAAKLAERDERHRRQGASRYLVEPNVKEGKGGLRDLHTLFWIAKYFYRVRSGDALVEAGVFSRTELTLLRKAENFLWSVRCHLHFLTGRAEERLSFDVQREMAVRLGYTAHPGMKDVERFMKHYFLHAKDVGDLTLIFCSALEEEHAKQTPLLNRFFGLATRRRRRKIAGTSDFVVEHDRINLSEGDVFERDPVNLIRLFHLADKHDLAFHPDAMRAVTRSLKLIDADLRENPVANRLFLDLLASRNQPEIVLRRMNEAGVLGRFVPDFGKIVAMMQFNMYHHYTVDEHLIRSIGVLAGIERGERSQDHPLANALIQTLQDRVVLYVAMLLHDIAKGRPEDHSIAGARVARKLGPRLGLTPAQTETVAWLVEHHLLMSMVAQSRDLGDRKTIQDFAAVVQSLERLKLLLILTIADISAVGPGVWNGWKGQLLRTLYYETEPLLTGGHSQISREQRVAAARAELSNALGDWPAAERDAYLERHYPAYWLRVDLPRKVAHAGLIRAADAEGRSLATAVTVRSFEAVTEITVLAPDHPRLLSMVAGACTAGGGNIVDAQIFTTTDGRAIDTISIAREFDTDEEETQRALKVSRLIEDALSGTVALPEAIARKAKAKPRIIKAFTVETRILVDNSWSNQFTVIEASGIDRPGLLYELTRLISDLSLNIASAHVATFGERAVDVFYVTDLTGRKVTNASREAAIRRRLAQVFDGPPAGEKTPVKKA, encoded by the coding sequence ATGTCCCGTTCCGAACCCGCCCTGATCGACGGCCGCGCGCTTTCGGCCGAACTGATCGGGCTCGCGGCCGACGAAACCGACCCGCAGCGCCGCCGCAACCGCGTTCTCGGGCGCCTCAAGGAAGTGCTGCGCGACGGCCGCGCCCTGGCCGAGCAGCGGCTCAGGGCCGGTCAGAACGGCATCGCCTGCGCCCGCAGCCTCTCCGACCTGATGGACGAGATCATCCGTGCCGTCTACGACGTCGCGGTGCACACGGCCTATCCGGTCGACAATCCGTCCGCGGCGGAGCGCATGGCGGTGGTGGCGGTCGGCGGCTATGGCCGCGGCATGCTGGCGCCGGGCTCCGACATCGATCTCCTGTTCGTGCTGCCCTACAAGCAGACGCCCTGGGGCGAGAGCGTCGTCGAATTCGTGCTCTACATGCTGTGGGATCTCGGCCTCAAGGTCGGCCACGCGACGCGCAATGTCGACGAATGCATCCGCCTCTCGGGCGGCGACATGACGATCCGCACCGCGATCCTCGAGGCCCGCTTCATCTGGGGCGACGAGAAGCTCTTCAAGGATCTCGCCCATCGCTTCGATACCGAGGTGGTGGCCGGCACCGGGCCGCAGTTCATCGCCGCCAAGCTGGCCGAGCGCGACGAGCGTCATCGCCGGCAGGGCGCCTCGCGCTATCTGGTCGAGCCCAATGTCAAGGAAGGCAAGGGCGGGCTGCGCGACCTGCACACGCTGTTCTGGATCGCGAAATACTTCTACCGCGTCCGCTCGGGCGATGCGCTGGTCGAGGCCGGCGTGTTCTCGCGCACCGAGCTGACGCTGCTGCGCAAGGCCGAGAACTTCCTCTGGTCGGTGCGCTGCCACCTGCATTTCCTCACCGGCCGCGCCGAGGAGCGGCTCTCCTTCGACGTCCAGCGCGAGATGGCTGTGCGGCTCGGCTACACCGCCCATCCCGGCATGAAGGATGTCGAGCGCTTCATGAAGCACTACTTCCTGCACGCGAAGGATGTCGGCGACCTGACGCTGATCTTCTGCTCGGCGCTGGAGGAGGAGCACGCCAAGCAGACGCCGCTGCTCAACCGCTTCTTCGGTCTCGCCACCCGCCGCCGCCGCCGCAAGATCGCCGGCACCAGCGATTTCGTCGTCGAGCACGACCGCATCAACCTTTCCGAGGGGGACGTGTTCGAGCGCGATCCGGTCAACCTGATCCGCCTGTTCCATCTCGCCGACAAGCACGACCTCGCCTTCCATCCCGACGCGATGCGGGCGGTGACGCGCTCCCTGAAGCTGATCGATGCGGACCTGCGCGAAAATCCGGTCGCGAACCGCCTGTTCCTCGACCTGCTGGCCTCGCGCAACCAGCCTGAGATCGTGCTGCGACGGATGAACGAGGCCGGCGTGCTCGGCCGCTTCGTGCCGGATTTCGGCAAGATCGTCGCGATGATGCAGTTCAACATGTATCATCACTATACGGTCGACGAGCATCTCATCCGCTCGATTGGCGTCCTCGCCGGCATCGAGCGCGGCGAGCGCAGCCAGGACCATCCCCTGGCCAATGCACTGATCCAGACGCTGCAGGACCGCGTCGTGCTCTATGTCGCGATGCTGCTGCACGACATCGCCAAAGGCAGGCCCGAGGATCACTCGATCGCCGGCGCCCGCGTGGCGCGAAAGCTCGGCCCGCGGCTCGGCCTGACCCCGGCCCAGACCGAGACCGTCGCCTGGCTGGTCGAGCACCATCTCCTGATGAGCATGGTTGCCCAGTCGCGCGATCTCGGCGACCGCAAGACGATCCAGGACTTCGCCGCCGTGGTGCAGAGCCTGGAGCGGCTGAAGCTTCTCCTCATCCTGACCATCGCCGACATTTCCGCCGTCGGGCCCGGCGTGTGGAACGGCTGGAAGGGGCAGCTGCTGCGCACGCTCTATTACGAGACGGAGCCGCTGCTCACCGGCGGTCACAGCCAGATCTCGCGCGAGCAGCGGGTGGCGGCGGCCCGGGCCGAACTCTCGAATGCGCTGGGCGACTGGCCGGCGGCCGAGCGCGACGCCTATCTCGAGCGCCACTACCCCGCCTACTGGCTGCGCGTCGACCTGCCGCGCAAGGTCGCGCATGCGGGGCTGATCCGCGCCGCCGACGCGGAAGGCCGCTCGCTCGCGACCGCGGTCACGGTGCGCTCCTTCGAGGCGGTGACGGAGATCACCGTGCTGGCGCCCGATCATCCGCGCCTCCTCTCGATGGTCGCGGGCGCCTGCACGGCGGGTGGCGGCAACATCGTCGACGCGCAGATCTTCACCACCACCGACGGCCGCGCCATCGACACGATCTCCATCGCCCGCGAGTTCGACACCGACGAGGAGGAGACGCAGCGCGCGCTGAAGGTAAGCCGGCTCATCGAGGACGCGCTGTCGGGAACCGTCGCCCTGCCGGAGGCGATCGCGCGCAAGGCCAAGGCCAAGCCGCGCATCATCAAGGCCTTCACGGTCGAGACCCGCATTCTGGTCGACAATTCCTGGTCCAACCAGTTCACCGTCATCGAGGCCTCCGGCATCGACCGGCCGGGCCTTCTCTACGAACTGACGCGGCTCATCTCCGATCTGTCGCTCAACATCGCCTCGGCCCATGTCGCCACCTTCGGCGAGCGCGCGGTCGACGTGTTCTACGTGACGGACCTCACGGGCCGGAAGGTGACCAATGCCAGCCGCGAGGCGGCCATCCGCCGCCGCCTTGCCCAGGTTTTCGACGGACCGCCGGCCGGCGAGAAGACGCCGGTCAAGAAAGCCTAG